Proteins from one Actinomycetota bacterium genomic window:
- a CDS encoding type II toxin-antitoxin system RelE/ParE family toxin, producing MAELLLTRRAKEDLKALPRLVQQAVDETLTLLEAEPETLGKELRGWLLGLWSCRVGSYRILYTIEGGEARTRVVVRAIRHRGIAYPKSHARR from the coding sequence TTGGCTGAGCTCCTCCTCACTCGAAGGGCCAAAGAGGATCTGAAGGCGCTCCCGCGGCTCGTGCAACAAGCCGTGGACGAGACCCTGACGCTCCTCGAAGCCGAGCCCGAGACCCTCGGCAAGGAACTTCGAGGCTGGCTCCTTGGCCTGTGGTCATGCCGCGTCGGCAGCTACCGGATTCTCTACACGATCGAAGGAGGCGAGGCCCGGACCCGCGTCGTCGTGCGGGCGATCAGGCACCGAGGCATCGCCTATCCCAAAAGCCA